The Aethina tumida isolate Nest 87 chromosome 6, icAetTumi1.1, whole genome shotgun sequence genome has a segment encoding these proteins:
- the LOC109604613 gene encoding GTPase-activating protein CdGAPr isoform X3, whose protein sequence is MTLSCYDMFCVNFAKALCTEVYDMQISEAAGGAPAPGSEPCRFPKLEECAHFHYERVQLPQTLSVALQANMDQSLHSQHTNDDDSEWYMLQVTSGDECWLLQRNLENFKMLDEQLHQCIYDRKISQLPDLADQSPEADDIESTLSQYLDRFSAIADNSVNCGPVLNWLQMDNKGHRLLVPSEESRSINTPAVAAAYSVRRYVSQARDELNLEVGDMISVIDMASPGESMWWRGKRGFQVGFFPQHCVHIIGDKVPRNMPLPPPVVGPSRRRLKQSGILRERVFGCDLGEHLLNSGHTIPTVLRCCAEFIEQNGIVDGIYRLSGVTSNIQKLRNAFDEDRIPNLHTEDILQDIHSVASLLKMYFRELPNPLCTYQLYQSFVNAVQGCSTAIRDSETDHGRLLKMREAVQKLPPPHYRTLEYLMRHLARVAKHGSSTGMTTRNIAIVWAPNLLRCEALEVGGVAALQGVGVQAVVTEFLICYAHLIFCDHLPNLDHPMVAAAAVPDSSLMSKKCRPNSLAISTPTKLITLEEARSKHLVNKAEECNYIEVGGGPNNLPKKYHTIIELPPGARKRGHTKRSPLGWRLFFTKNRNVTQNAIPKNRKASTPITINEKSGTESDLTDMKRKLRTVKSAESLTSGHSEPASTEDILGPLNCLNKPPGHNRSVSHDSYFDTLQSSQNNSEGSLLDLSEIQVNFDLEESEMRIFSEDESLVSSPRIQKECQRRILTRARPEEYVSATNSSNPSPKKQARVVLSPESMSRKRTRLEDQLSDIQYIDCNTPENVVSTTTALIHPFPESPVTEEKRHTADSYQPKNKSPRNSDNLDKRQSLNLESSSQKTVLMPKSLTEMDMSKKYMGMESILASPTPLSPGYKKLENSSANSTPELSPADISYRKIDSPYEPIEIRPNSTPNYENILTTISITYRSPPRSAATSPVKSTSSVYENVIINPEKVDIPTSTASLPVQGASQPKTDSLQADKEERPKSLSALDDSSKESVVKQNLSSSAICNTSEQISLGSLNDQKSFSSNQSSGSNIQYTPSHSSAQYQFIENSEHTDQSLSEVTENLTTSQTSISLPLTPTKNSISPNVSPTQMYDDNSTQDLLSQTESVETEENLRPTSINLIDFSPVEPNLNSPSRNFNNDKRKSSETESLDDNAIYQQVKYFRRSIHEVNAMLELENGVSNSESDSKNADEVNYDSLEPDTFHVYENVEGEELRDSNLFEAQETKKTDAEEAAASPANEPERVQEEKVSVKYLTSRFEEKEPQSLPVNLAANQPESTNTRVRKFYEKDGLPPCLRAKNLKNQFKTRSLDEDEFAKEFNLEQRRKSLDETVNYKTNSLPKTLNQPKVLPANDASVDTIHLTHSTENVNSGLEETADEIQKKRERIEKYKEERRKFLHDKYRSESFKEDKDVVLSKLRLHKTRDDTPVPQKLEVGDRPPRSRRKSYKEETAPTDSLEEDTSSVTSEDKPKTVEKPKEERVAKVTESLKSRAAIFEQQNNQKQGDLNKNLRGSMRDKQDVVGRIVGQEKKVDKGELLKEDFIRHRNRDDDILKQERRRHTYDSRERETEMDRLKRVSVESRSPKKEKTSPSYCIKDMKAIFESKSKS, encoded by the exons GCACTATGCACTGAGGTGTACGACATGCAGATATCAGAGGCGGCCGGGGGCGCACCCGCCCCCGGCTCAGAACCGTGCCGGTTCCCCAAGCTGGAGGAGTGCGCCCACTTCCACTACGAACGGGTCCAGCTGCCGCAGACGCTCAGCGTCGCCCTCCAGGCGAACATGGACCAGTCTCTGCATTCGCAGCACA CAAATGATGACGACAGCGAGTGGTACATGCTGCAGGTGACCTCCGGCGACGAGTGCTGGTTACTACAAAGGAACCTGGAGAACTTCAAGATGCTGGACGAGCAACTACACCAGTGTATCTACGACAGGAAGATATCGCAGCTGCCCGATCTTGCCGATCAGTCGCCGGAGGCGGACGACATCGAG AGCACATTGTCCCAGTACCTGGACCGCTTCAGCGCCATCGCGGACAATTCGGTGAACTGCGGGCCGGTCCTGAACTGGCTGCAGATGGACAACAAGGGCCACCGCCTCCTGGTGCCCAGCGAGGAGAGCCGTTCCATCAACACGCCGGCCGTGGCGGCCGCCTACAGTGTACGCCGTTACGTTTCGCAG GCCCGTGACGAGCTGAACCTGGAAGTGGGCGACATGATATCGGTGATCGACATGGCCAGTCCCGGCGAATCGATGTGGTGGCGAGGCAAGCGTGGCTTCCAAGTCGGGTTCTTCCCCCAGCACTGCGTGCACATCATCGGGGACAAGGTGCCCAGGAACATGCCCCTGCCGCCCCCCGTCGTAGG GCCGTCGCGCCGCCGCCTCAAACAGAGCGGCATACTGCGCGAGCGTGTCTTCGGCTGCGATTTGGGCGAGCATCTGCTCAACTCCGGACACACCATACCGACCGTCCTCAGGTGCTGCGCAGAGTTCATCGAACAGAACGGCATCGTCGACGGAATATACAG GTTGTCAGGGGTTACTTCCAACATACAGAAGTTAAGAAATGCTTTCGACGAGGATCGCATACCCAATCTGCACACCGAGGACATTCTGCAGGACATACACTCAGTTGCCTCTTTGCTTAAGATGTATTTCAG GGAATTGCCAAACCCTCTGTGCACCTACCAGCTGTACCAGAGCTTCGTGAACGCAGTCCAGGGCTGTAGCACAGCGATCAGGGACTCGGAGACGGACCACGGACGTCTGCTGAAGATGCGAGAGGCCGTACAGAAGCTTCCGCCGCCCCACTACCGAACGTTGGAGTACCTGATGCGCCACTTGGCGAGGGTGGCGAAGCACGGTTCCAGCACCGGCATGACCACGAGGAACATAGCCATCGTCTGGGCCCCCAACTTGCTCCGGTGCGAGGCCTTGGAGGTCGGAGGCGTTGCCGCCTTGCAAGGCGTCGGGGTGCAGGCGGTGGTCACCGAATTCCTGATATGCTACGCCCACCTGATCTTCTGCGATCACCTACCCAATCTGGATCATCCGATGGTGGCGGCCGCAGCCGTGCCCGATTCTAGTCTGATGTCGAAGAAGTGCCGGCCCAACAGTCTGGCCATTTCGACGCCCACCAAGCTGATCACGTTGGAGGAGGCACGCTCGAAGCACCTCGTCAACAAGGCGGAGGAGTGCAACTACATTGAGGTGGGCGGGGGGCCCAATAATCTGCCCAAGAAGTACCACACCATCATCGAGTTGCCGCCGGGCGCCAGGAAACGGGGCCACACCAAGCGTTCACCTTTGGGCTGGAGGCTGTTCTTCACCAAAAACAGGAACGTCACCCAGAACGCCATTCCGAAGAATCGCAAGGCTTCCACACCCATCACAATCAAC GAGAAGTCCGGCACCGAATCGGACCTCACGGACATGAAGCGCAAGCTGAGGACGGTCAAGAGTGCGGAGAGCCTCACGTCCGGCCACTCGGAGCCGGCCAGCACCGAAGACATATTGGGACCTCTGAATTGCCTAAACAAACCTCCAGGTCACAACAG GTCTGTGTCGCACGATTCGTACTTTGACACGTTGCAGAGCTCGCAGAACAACTCGGAGGGCTCGCTGCTCGACCTCAGCGAGATCCAGGTCAATTTCGACCTGGAGGAGTCCGAGATGAGGATCTTCTCGGAGGACGAGAGTCTGGTCAGCTCGCCCCGAATACAAAAGGAG TGCCAAAGAAGGATACTGACGCGAGCGCGGCCCGAGGAGTACGTCAGCGCCACCAACTCCAGCAACCCGTCGCCGAAGAAGCAAGCACGCGTCGTGTTGAGCCCGGAGTCGATGTCGCGTAAGCGCACCCGCCTAGAGGACCAGCTGTCCGACATACAGTACATCGACTGCAACACCCCCGAGAACGTGGTGTCGACGACCACCGCCCTCATCCATCCGTTCCCGGAGAGCCCGGTGACGGAGGAGAAACGGCACACCGCCGACTCGTACCAGCCGAAGAACAAGAGTCCAAGGAACTCGGACAACTTGGACAAGCGACAGTCGCTTAACCTGGAGTCGTCGAGTCAGAAGACTGTTTTGATGCCAAAATCGCTCACCGAAATGGACATGAGCAAAAAGTACATGGGTATGGAGAGCATACTAGCTTCTCCGACGCCCCTGAGCCCCGGCTACAAGAAATTGGAGAACTCCAGTGCCAACTCGACCCCGGAACTGTCGCCGGCCGACATCAGTTACAGGAAGATCGACTCGCCGTACGAACCGATTGAAATCAGGCCGAACAGCACGCCCAACTATGAGAACATCCTCACCACCATAAGCATTACGTACAGGTCACCACCGAGAAGCGCCGCCACCTCCCCAGTGAAGTCCACGAGTTCCGTTTACGAAAACGTGATAATCAACCCCGAGAAGGTGGACATACCGACGTCCACCGCCTCTCTTCCCGTACAGGGAGCTAGTCAACCAAAAACCGATAGTTTGCAAGCGGACAAGGAGGAGAGACCGAAAAGTCTGAGTGCCCTGGACGACTCCAGCAAGGAGTCGGTGGTGAAGCAAAATCTGAGCTCGAGCGCCATCTGCAACACCAGCGAGCAAATATCCTTAGGCAGCCTCAACGACCAGAAGAGCTTCAGCTCGAACCAGTCCTCGGGCTCCAACATCCAGTACACGCCGAGCCACAGCTCGGCCCAGTACCAGTTCATCGAGAATTCCGAGCACACGGACCAGAGCCTCAGCGAAGTAACGGAGAATCTCACAACTAGTCAAACGTCTATAAGTCTTCCCCTGACGCCGACGAAGAACTCCATCAGTCCCAACGTCAGTCCGACGCAAATGTACGACGACAACAGCACGCAGGACCTGCTGAGTCAGACCGAGTCGGTCGAGACTGAGGAGAACCTAAGGCCCACCAGCATCAACCTGATAGACTTCAGTCCGGTGGAGCCCAACCTGAACAGCCCCAGTCGCAACTTCAACAACGACAAGCGCAAATCGTCGGAAACCGAGTCGCTGGACGACAACGCGATCTACCAGCAAGTCAAGTACTTCCGTCGCTCCATACACGAGGTGAACGCGATGCTGGAACTGGAGAACGGCGTCTCCAATTCGGAGTCCGACTCCAAGAACGCCGACGAGGTGAACTACGACTCGCTGGAGCCGGACACGTTCCACGTCTACGAGAACGTGGAGGGGGAGGAGCTGCGGGACAGCAACCTGTTCGAGGCGCAGGAAACGAAAAAGACTGATGCGGAGGAGGCGGCCGCTTCCCCAGCGAATGAGCCGGAGCGCGTGCAAGAGGAGAAAGTCAGCGTGAAGTACCTGACGAGCCGGTTCGAGGAGAAGGAGCCGCAATCGTTGCCCGTCAACTTGGCCGCCAACCAACCAGAAAGTACAAATACAAGAGTGAGAAAGTTTTACGAGAAGGACGGACTGCCGCCCTGCTTGAGGGCCAAGAATCTCAAGAACCAGTTCAAGACGCGGTCGCTGGACGAGGACGAGTTCGCCAAGGAGTTCAACCTGGAGCAACGCAGGAAGTCGCTGGACGAGACGGTGAACTACAAGACCAACTCGTTGCCTAAGACGTTGAATCAGCCTAAAGTGTTGCCGGCCAACGACGCCTCAGTGGATACAATCCACCTGACCCACAGCACCGAGAACGTGAACAGCGGTTTGGAGGAGACCGCCGACGAGATCCAGAAGAAACGCGAAAGGATTGAGAAGTACAAGGAGGAGAGGAGGAAATTCCTACACGATAAATACAG GTCTGAATCGTTTAAGGAAGACAAGGACGTGGTTTTATCCAAGCTGCGCCTGCACAAGACCCGCGACGACACGCCGGTGCCCCAGAAGCTGGAGGTGGGCGACAGGCCACCCAGAAGCCGCCGGAAAAGCTACAAAGAAGAGACGGCTCCAACTGATAGTCTGGAGGAGGACACGTCCTCCGTCACATCCGAAGATAAACCTAAAACCGTAGAGAAACCTAAAGAAGAACGTGTCGCGAAGGTTACTGAAAGCCTCAAGTCTAGAGCTGCGATATTTGAGCAACAAAATAATCAGAAGCAGGGCGACTTGAACAAGAACTTACGCGGGTCCATGAGGGACAAACAGGACGTGGTTGGACGGATTGTGGGTCAGGAGAAGAAAGTGGACAAAGGCGAGTTACTGAAGGAGGATTTCATCAGGCACAGGAACCGTGACGACGACATACTGAAGCAGGAACGCAGACGACACACCTATGACAGTCGGGAAAGGGAGACCGAAATGGACAGACTGAAAAGGGTCAGCGTCGAGAGCCGCAGTCCAAA GAAAGAAAAAACATCACCATCGTATTGCATTAAAGACATGAAGGCGATATTTGAATCTAAATCAAAGTCTTAG
- the LOC109604613 gene encoding GTPase-activating protein CdGAPr isoform X1 → MTLSCYDMFCVNFAKALCTEVYDMQISEAAGGAPAPGSEPCRFPKLEECAHFHYERVQLPQTLSVALQANMDQSLHSQHTNDDDSEWYMLQVTSGDECWLLQRNLENFKMLDEQLHQCIYDRKISQLPDLADQSPEADDIESTLSQYLDRFSAIADNSVNCGPVLNWLQMDNKGHRLLVPSEESRSINTPAVAAAYSVRRYVSQARDELNLEVGDMISVIDMASPGESMWWRGKRGFQVGFFPQHCVHIIGDKVPRNMPLPPPVVGSLALTPIKPVLRRHGKLITFFRSFILNRPSRRRLKQSGILRERVFGCDLGEHLLNSGHTIPTVLRCCAEFIEQNGIVDGIYRLSGVTSNIQKLRNAFDEDRIPNLHTEDILQDIHSVASLLKMYFRELPNPLCTYQLYQSFVNAVQGCSTAIRDSETDHGRLLKMREAVQKLPPPHYRTLEYLMRHLARVAKHGSSTGMTTRNIAIVWAPNLLRCEALEVGGVAALQGVGVQAVVTEFLICYAHLIFCDHLPNLDHPMVAAAAVPDSSLMSKKCRPNSLAISTPTKLITLEEARSKHLVNKAEECNYIEVGGGPNNLPKKYHTIIELPPGARKRGHTKRSPLGWRLFFTKNRNVTQNAIPKNRKASTPITINEKSGTESDLTDMKRKLRTVKSAESLTSGHSEPASTEDILGPLNCLNKPPGHNRSVSHDSYFDTLQSSQNNSEGSLLDLSEIQVNFDLEESEMRIFSEDESLVSSPRIQKECQRRILTRARPEEYVSATNSSNPSPKKQARVVLSPESMSRKRTRLEDQLSDIQYIDCNTPENVVSTTTALIHPFPESPVTEEKRHTADSYQPKNKSPRNSDNLDKRQSLNLESSSQKTVLMPKSLTEMDMSKKYMGMESILASPTPLSPGYKKLENSSANSTPELSPADISYRKIDSPYEPIEIRPNSTPNYENILTTISITYRSPPRSAATSPVKSTSSVYENVIINPEKVDIPTSTASLPVQGASQPKTDSLQADKEERPKSLSALDDSSKESVVKQNLSSSAICNTSEQISLGSLNDQKSFSSNQSSGSNIQYTPSHSSAQYQFIENSEHTDQSLSEVTENLTTSQTSISLPLTPTKNSISPNVSPTQMYDDNSTQDLLSQTESVETEENLRPTSINLIDFSPVEPNLNSPSRNFNNDKRKSSETESLDDNAIYQQVKYFRRSIHEVNAMLELENGVSNSESDSKNADEVNYDSLEPDTFHVYENVEGEELRDSNLFEAQETKKTDAEEAAASPANEPERVQEEKVSVKYLTSRFEEKEPQSLPVNLAANQPESTNTRVRKFYEKDGLPPCLRAKNLKNQFKTRSLDEDEFAKEFNLEQRRKSLDETVNYKTNSLPKTLNQPKVLPANDASVDTIHLTHSTENVNSGLEETADEIQKKRERIEKYKEERRKFLHDKYRSESFKEDKDVVLSKLRLHKTRDDTPVPQKLEVGDRPPRSRRKSYKEETAPTDSLEEDTSSVTSEDKPKTVEKPKEERVAKVTESLKSRAAIFEQQNNQKQGDLNKNLRGSMRDKQDVVGRIVGQEKKVDKGELLKEDFIRHRNRDDDILKQERRRHTYDSRERETEMDRLKRVSVESRSPKKEKTSPSYCIKDMKAIFESKSKS, encoded by the exons GCACTATGCACTGAGGTGTACGACATGCAGATATCAGAGGCGGCCGGGGGCGCACCCGCCCCCGGCTCAGAACCGTGCCGGTTCCCCAAGCTGGAGGAGTGCGCCCACTTCCACTACGAACGGGTCCAGCTGCCGCAGACGCTCAGCGTCGCCCTCCAGGCGAACATGGACCAGTCTCTGCATTCGCAGCACA CAAATGATGACGACAGCGAGTGGTACATGCTGCAGGTGACCTCCGGCGACGAGTGCTGGTTACTACAAAGGAACCTGGAGAACTTCAAGATGCTGGACGAGCAACTACACCAGTGTATCTACGACAGGAAGATATCGCAGCTGCCCGATCTTGCCGATCAGTCGCCGGAGGCGGACGACATCGAG AGCACATTGTCCCAGTACCTGGACCGCTTCAGCGCCATCGCGGACAATTCGGTGAACTGCGGGCCGGTCCTGAACTGGCTGCAGATGGACAACAAGGGCCACCGCCTCCTGGTGCCCAGCGAGGAGAGCCGTTCCATCAACACGCCGGCCGTGGCGGCCGCCTACAGTGTACGCCGTTACGTTTCGCAG GCCCGTGACGAGCTGAACCTGGAAGTGGGCGACATGATATCGGTGATCGACATGGCCAGTCCCGGCGAATCGATGTGGTGGCGAGGCAAGCGTGGCTTCCAAGTCGGGTTCTTCCCCCAGCACTGCGTGCACATCATCGGGGACAAGGTGCCCAGGAACATGCCCCTGCCGCCCCCCGTCGTAGG GTCGCTGGCGCTGACGCCGATCAAACCGGTACTGCGGAGGCACGGCAAGTTGATAACGTTCTTTAGGAGTTTCATTTTGAACAGGCCGTCGCGCCGCCGCCTCAAACAGAGCGGCATACTGCGCGAGCGTGTCTTCGGCTGCGATTTGGGCGAGCATCTGCTCAACTCCGGACACACCATACCGACCGTCCTCAGGTGCTGCGCAGAGTTCATCGAACAGAACGGCATCGTCGACGGAATATACAG GTTGTCAGGGGTTACTTCCAACATACAGAAGTTAAGAAATGCTTTCGACGAGGATCGCATACCCAATCTGCACACCGAGGACATTCTGCAGGACATACACTCAGTTGCCTCTTTGCTTAAGATGTATTTCAG GGAATTGCCAAACCCTCTGTGCACCTACCAGCTGTACCAGAGCTTCGTGAACGCAGTCCAGGGCTGTAGCACAGCGATCAGGGACTCGGAGACGGACCACGGACGTCTGCTGAAGATGCGAGAGGCCGTACAGAAGCTTCCGCCGCCCCACTACCGAACGTTGGAGTACCTGATGCGCCACTTGGCGAGGGTGGCGAAGCACGGTTCCAGCACCGGCATGACCACGAGGAACATAGCCATCGTCTGGGCCCCCAACTTGCTCCGGTGCGAGGCCTTGGAGGTCGGAGGCGTTGCCGCCTTGCAAGGCGTCGGGGTGCAGGCGGTGGTCACCGAATTCCTGATATGCTACGCCCACCTGATCTTCTGCGATCACCTACCCAATCTGGATCATCCGATGGTGGCGGCCGCAGCCGTGCCCGATTCTAGTCTGATGTCGAAGAAGTGCCGGCCCAACAGTCTGGCCATTTCGACGCCCACCAAGCTGATCACGTTGGAGGAGGCACGCTCGAAGCACCTCGTCAACAAGGCGGAGGAGTGCAACTACATTGAGGTGGGCGGGGGGCCCAATAATCTGCCCAAGAAGTACCACACCATCATCGAGTTGCCGCCGGGCGCCAGGAAACGGGGCCACACCAAGCGTTCACCTTTGGGCTGGAGGCTGTTCTTCACCAAAAACAGGAACGTCACCCAGAACGCCATTCCGAAGAATCGCAAGGCTTCCACACCCATCACAATCAAC GAGAAGTCCGGCACCGAATCGGACCTCACGGACATGAAGCGCAAGCTGAGGACGGTCAAGAGTGCGGAGAGCCTCACGTCCGGCCACTCGGAGCCGGCCAGCACCGAAGACATATTGGGACCTCTGAATTGCCTAAACAAACCTCCAGGTCACAACAG GTCTGTGTCGCACGATTCGTACTTTGACACGTTGCAGAGCTCGCAGAACAACTCGGAGGGCTCGCTGCTCGACCTCAGCGAGATCCAGGTCAATTTCGACCTGGAGGAGTCCGAGATGAGGATCTTCTCGGAGGACGAGAGTCTGGTCAGCTCGCCCCGAATACAAAAGGAG TGCCAAAGAAGGATACTGACGCGAGCGCGGCCCGAGGAGTACGTCAGCGCCACCAACTCCAGCAACCCGTCGCCGAAGAAGCAAGCACGCGTCGTGTTGAGCCCGGAGTCGATGTCGCGTAAGCGCACCCGCCTAGAGGACCAGCTGTCCGACATACAGTACATCGACTGCAACACCCCCGAGAACGTGGTGTCGACGACCACCGCCCTCATCCATCCGTTCCCGGAGAGCCCGGTGACGGAGGAGAAACGGCACACCGCCGACTCGTACCAGCCGAAGAACAAGAGTCCAAGGAACTCGGACAACTTGGACAAGCGACAGTCGCTTAACCTGGAGTCGTCGAGTCAGAAGACTGTTTTGATGCCAAAATCGCTCACCGAAATGGACATGAGCAAAAAGTACATGGGTATGGAGAGCATACTAGCTTCTCCGACGCCCCTGAGCCCCGGCTACAAGAAATTGGAGAACTCCAGTGCCAACTCGACCCCGGAACTGTCGCCGGCCGACATCAGTTACAGGAAGATCGACTCGCCGTACGAACCGATTGAAATCAGGCCGAACAGCACGCCCAACTATGAGAACATCCTCACCACCATAAGCATTACGTACAGGTCACCACCGAGAAGCGCCGCCACCTCCCCAGTGAAGTCCACGAGTTCCGTTTACGAAAACGTGATAATCAACCCCGAGAAGGTGGACATACCGACGTCCACCGCCTCTCTTCCCGTACAGGGAGCTAGTCAACCAAAAACCGATAGTTTGCAAGCGGACAAGGAGGAGAGACCGAAAAGTCTGAGTGCCCTGGACGACTCCAGCAAGGAGTCGGTGGTGAAGCAAAATCTGAGCTCGAGCGCCATCTGCAACACCAGCGAGCAAATATCCTTAGGCAGCCTCAACGACCAGAAGAGCTTCAGCTCGAACCAGTCCTCGGGCTCCAACATCCAGTACACGCCGAGCCACAGCTCGGCCCAGTACCAGTTCATCGAGAATTCCGAGCACACGGACCAGAGCCTCAGCGAAGTAACGGAGAATCTCACAACTAGTCAAACGTCTATAAGTCTTCCCCTGACGCCGACGAAGAACTCCATCAGTCCCAACGTCAGTCCGACGCAAATGTACGACGACAACAGCACGCAGGACCTGCTGAGTCAGACCGAGTCGGTCGAGACTGAGGAGAACCTAAGGCCCACCAGCATCAACCTGATAGACTTCAGTCCGGTGGAGCCCAACCTGAACAGCCCCAGTCGCAACTTCAACAACGACAAGCGCAAATCGTCGGAAACCGAGTCGCTGGACGACAACGCGATCTACCAGCAAGTCAAGTACTTCCGTCGCTCCATACACGAGGTGAACGCGATGCTGGAACTGGAGAACGGCGTCTCCAATTCGGAGTCCGACTCCAAGAACGCCGACGAGGTGAACTACGACTCGCTGGAGCCGGACACGTTCCACGTCTACGAGAACGTGGAGGGGGAGGAGCTGCGGGACAGCAACCTGTTCGAGGCGCAGGAAACGAAAAAGACTGATGCGGAGGAGGCGGCCGCTTCCCCAGCGAATGAGCCGGAGCGCGTGCAAGAGGAGAAAGTCAGCGTGAAGTACCTGACGAGCCGGTTCGAGGAGAAGGAGCCGCAATCGTTGCCCGTCAACTTGGCCGCCAACCAACCAGAAAGTACAAATACAAGAGTGAGAAAGTTTTACGAGAAGGACGGACTGCCGCCCTGCTTGAGGGCCAAGAATCTCAAGAACCAGTTCAAGACGCGGTCGCTGGACGAGGACGAGTTCGCCAAGGAGTTCAACCTGGAGCAACGCAGGAAGTCGCTGGACGAGACGGTGAACTACAAGACCAACTCGTTGCCTAAGACGTTGAATCAGCCTAAAGTGTTGCCGGCCAACGACGCCTCAGTGGATACAATCCACCTGACCCACAGCACCGAGAACGTGAACAGCGGTTTGGAGGAGACCGCCGACGAGATCCAGAAGAAACGCGAAAGGATTGAGAAGTACAAGGAGGAGAGGAGGAAATTCCTACACGATAAATACAG GTCTGAATCGTTTAAGGAAGACAAGGACGTGGTTTTATCCAAGCTGCGCCTGCACAAGACCCGCGACGACACGCCGGTGCCCCAGAAGCTGGAGGTGGGCGACAGGCCACCCAGAAGCCGCCGGAAAAGCTACAAAGAAGAGACGGCTCCAACTGATAGTCTGGAGGAGGACACGTCCTCCGTCACATCCGAAGATAAACCTAAAACCGTAGAGAAACCTAAAGAAGAACGTGTCGCGAAGGTTACTGAAAGCCTCAAGTCTAGAGCTGCGATATTTGAGCAACAAAATAATCAGAAGCAGGGCGACTTGAACAAGAACTTACGCGGGTCCATGAGGGACAAACAGGACGTGGTTGGACGGATTGTGGGTCAGGAGAAGAAAGTGGACAAAGGCGAGTTACTGAAGGAGGATTTCATCAGGCACAGGAACCGTGACGACGACATACTGAAGCAGGAACGCAGACGACACACCTATGACAGTCGGGAAAGGGAGACCGAAATGGACAGACTGAAAAGGGTCAGCGTCGAGAGCCGCAGTCCAAA GAAAGAAAAAACATCACCATCGTATTGCATTAAAGACATGAAGGCGATATTTGAATCTAAATCAAAGTCTTAG